A genome region from Triticum aestivum cultivar Chinese Spring chromosome 2B, IWGSC CS RefSeq v2.1, whole genome shotgun sequence includes the following:
- the LOC123045028 gene encoding probable inactive leucine-rich repeat receptor-like protein kinase At3g03770 isoform X6 — protein MGGIHALLILLSVASLALLPGATPLQASQAWSLFKLRQLLGDPPVLGTWHNYTDFCYGGDYKTASALVECYEDSVTQLHIMGDPGARGRPLPATFSIDAFFTTLSRLPDLKVLTLTNLGLWGPLPGGKISRLQKLEIVNVSSNYLYGELPRGLSRLGSLQTLVADHNMLGGKLPGWLKDMPLLAVLSLRNNTLQGTLPESLKDMPSLRSLVLASNNLSGNLPDLDLKNLQVIDMANNALGPKFPRVGRKVASVVLAGNKFSDGLPADMLASCYLLERLDVSGNRFVGPFPAALLSLPSMEYLSIAGNRFTGRLSGNASCGENLRFVDLSSNLLTGSLPGCLAASSDSGKTVVLFSANCLSSGSGDESQSQHPSPFCRNQALAVGIVPEQEQGGKKKSGGKAGVVAGIVLVGALVVSAAVVFVVRKARLPKARPARRLVEHASSAYPSNLLADARYISQTVKLGALGIPAYRSFSLVELEAATDNFQVSSLMGQDAHGQMYRGRLSNGTPVTIRSLKVNKSQSFTRHIEMISKLRHRHLVSALGHCFQYNLDDSTVTHLYLVFEYVHNGNLRGRISQGTQGRRLSWGQRISTTIGVAKGIQFLHGGIIPGLFANNLKITNILMDQNQVPKIGSYNIPILSETMKSEGGAGSKYPPDRICRVPNGDKIDMYDFGVILLEVISGRPISSIYEVEIMKEQLQSALTAQGPSKRSNFVDPAVSKGCSDDSMRTVMEICLRCLAKEPTQRPSVEDVLWNLQFAAQVQDDSRSSDESPLSPSQPHAQSAHG, from the exons ATGGGTGGAATCCATGCTCTGCTCATCTTGCTGTCGGTGGCGTCCCTGGCATTGCTGCCGGGAGCCACGCCGCTGCAGGCCTCACAGGCCTGGTCCCTCTTCAAGCTCCGGCAGCTCCTGGGCGACCCGCCGGTGCTCGGCACCTGGCACAACTACACCGACTTCTGCTACGGCGGCGACTACAAGACCGCCTCCGCCTTGGTGGAGTGCTACGAGGACAGCGTCACGCAGCTCCACATCATGGGCGACCCCGGCGCGCGGGGTCGCCCGCTCCCCGCCACCTTCTCCATCGACGCCTTCTTCACCACGCTGTCCAGGCTGCCGGACCTCAAGGTGCTCACGCTCACCAACCTCGGTCTCTGGGGCCCACTGCCGGGGGGGAAGATCTCCCGCCTCCAGAAGCTGGAGATCGTCAACGTCAGCTCCAACTACCTCTACGGCGAGCTCCCGCGGGGGCTCTCCCGGCTGGGCAGCCTCCAGACGCTGGTGGCGGACCACAACATGCTGGGAGGCAAGCTGCCGGGGTGGCTCAAGGACATGCCGCTGCTGGCGGTCCTCAGCCTCCGGAACAACACGCTGCAGGGGACGCTGCCGGAGTCGCTCAAGGACATGCCGTCGCTGAGGTCGCTGGTGCTGGCGTCCAACAACCTCTCCGGGAACCTGCCGGACCTGGACCTGAAGAACCTCCAGGTGATTGACATGGCCAACAACGCGCTAGGGCCCAAGTTCCCGCGGGTGGGGCGGAAGGTGGCCAGCGTGGTGCTGGCCGGCAACAAGTTCAGCGACGGCCTCCCCGCCGACATGCTCGCCTCGTGCTACCTCCTGGAGCGGCTGGACGTGTCGGGGAACAGGTTCGTGGGGCCTTTCCCGGCGGCGCTGCTGTCGCTGCCGTCCATGGAGTACCTGAGCATCGCCGGGAACAGGTTCACGGGGCGGCTGTCGGGCAACGCCTCCTGCGGCGAGAACCTCCGGTTCGTGGACCTGTCGTCGAACCTCCTGACGGGGAGCCTCCCCGGCTGCCTGGCCGCCTCCTCTGACTCCGGGAAGACGGTGGTGCTCTTCTCGGCGAATTGCCTTTCCAGCGGCAGCGGCGACGAGTCCCAGTCCCAGCACCCGTCGCCCTTCTGCCGGAACCAGGCATTGGCCGTCGGGATCGTGCCTGAGCAGGAGCAGGGAGGCAAGAAGAAGAGTGGCGGCAAGGCCGGTGTGGTGGCCGGCATTGTCCTTGTGGGAGCATTGGTTGTGAGCGCGGCGGTGGTGTTTGTGGTGAGGAAGGCGAGGTTGCCCAAGGCGAGGCCTGCACGGAGACTGGTGGAGCACGCGTCGAGCGCTTACCCTTCGAATTTGCTGGCCGACGCGC GTTACATATCTCAGACGGTGAAGCTGGGGGCTCTTGGCATTCCGGCATACAGATCATTCTCCTTGGTGGAGCTGGAGGCGGCCACCGATAACTTTCAGGTGTCTAGCCTCATGGGTCAAGATGCTCATGGCCAG ATGTACCGTGGACGGCTAAGCAATGGGACCCCGGTGACAATCAGGTCCCTCAAGGTGAACAAGAGCCAGAGCTTCACCCGCCACATCGAGATGATATCCAAGCTGAGGCATCGGCACCTGGTGAGCGCGCTGGGGCACTGCTTCCAGTACAACCTCGACGATTCCACCGTCACGCACCTCTACCTCGTCTTCGAATACGTGCACAATGGCAACCTCAGGGGCAGGATTTCAC AAGGAACGCAAGGGCGGAGGCTGTCGTGGGGCCAAAGAATATCGACCACCATTGGTGTGGCCAAGGGCATTCAGTTCCTGCATGGAGGGATCATACCAGGCCTGTTTGCGAATAACCTCAAGATCACCAACATTCTTATGGACCAGAATCAGGTCCCCAAAATCGGCAGCTACAACATCCCCATTCTGTCAGAGACCATGAAATCAGAG GGAGGAGCTGGAAGCAAGTATCCACCGGATAG AATTTGCAGGGTTCCCAACGGTGATAAGATTGACATGTACGATTTTGGTGTGATACTGCTGGAGGTTATCTCCGGCAGGCCCATCAGTTCCATATACGAGGTGGAGATCATGAAAGAACAG TTGCAATCGGCGCTGACAGCACAAGGACCGAGCAAGAGGAGCAACTTTGTGGACCCGGCGGTGAGCAAGGGCTGCTCCGACGACTCCATGAGGACCGTCATGGAGATCTGCCTCCGCTGCCTTGCCAAGGAGCCAACGCAGAGGCCCTCAGTGGAGGACGTGCTCTGGAACCTGCAGTTTGCGGCCCAGGTGCAGGATGACTCCCGCAGCAGCGACGAGTCCCCGCTCTCGCCCTCGCAGCCCCATGCACAATCCGCACACGGCtga
- the LOC123045028 gene encoding probable inactive leucine-rich repeat receptor-like protein kinase At3g03770 isoform X2, producing MGGIHALLILLSVASLALLPGATPLQASQAWSLFKLRQLLGDPPVLGTWHNYTDFCYGGDYKTASALVECYEDSVTQLHIMGDPGARGRPLPATFSIDAFFTTLSRLPDLKVLTLTNLGLWGPLPGGKISRLQKLEIVNVSSNYLYGELPRGLSRLGSLQTLVADHNMLGGKLPGWLKDMPLLAVLSLRNNTLQGTLPESLKDMPSLRSLVLASNNLSGNLPDLDLKNLQVIDMANNALGPKFPRVGRKVASVVLAGNKFSDGLPADMLASCYLLERLDVSGNRFVGPFPAALLSLPSMEYLSIAGNRFTGRLSGNASCGENLRFVDLSSNLLTGSLPGCLAASSDSGKTVVLFSANCLSSGSGDESQSQHPSPFCRNQALAVGIVPEQEQGGKKKSGGKAGVVAGIVLVGALVVSAAVVFVVRKARLPKARPARRLVEHASSAYPSNLLADARYISQTVKLGALGIPAYRSFSLVELEAATDNFQVSSLMGQDAHGQVDGQMYRGRLSNGTPVTIRSLKVNKSQSFTRHIEMISKLRHRHLVSALGHCFQYNLDDSTVTHLYLVFEYVHNGNLRGRISQGTQGRRLSWGQRISTTIGVAKGIQFLHGGIIPGLFANNLKITNILMDQNQVPKIGSYNIPILSETMKSEGGAGSKYPPDRICRVPNGDKIDMYDFGVILLEVISGRPISSIYEVEIMKEQLQSALTAQGPSKRSNFVDPAVSKGCSDDSMRTVMEICLRCLAKEPTQRPSVEDVLWNLQFAAQVQDDSRSSDESPLSPSQPHAQSAHG from the exons ATGGGTGGAATCCATGCTCTGCTCATCTTGCTGTCGGTGGCGTCCCTGGCATTGCTGCCGGGAGCCACGCCGCTGCAGGCCTCACAGGCCTGGTCCCTCTTCAAGCTCCGGCAGCTCCTGGGCGACCCGCCGGTGCTCGGCACCTGGCACAACTACACCGACTTCTGCTACGGCGGCGACTACAAGACCGCCTCCGCCTTGGTGGAGTGCTACGAGGACAGCGTCACGCAGCTCCACATCATGGGCGACCCCGGCGCGCGGGGTCGCCCGCTCCCCGCCACCTTCTCCATCGACGCCTTCTTCACCACGCTGTCCAGGCTGCCGGACCTCAAGGTGCTCACGCTCACCAACCTCGGTCTCTGGGGCCCACTGCCGGGGGGGAAGATCTCCCGCCTCCAGAAGCTGGAGATCGTCAACGTCAGCTCCAACTACCTCTACGGCGAGCTCCCGCGGGGGCTCTCCCGGCTGGGCAGCCTCCAGACGCTGGTGGCGGACCACAACATGCTGGGAGGCAAGCTGCCGGGGTGGCTCAAGGACATGCCGCTGCTGGCGGTCCTCAGCCTCCGGAACAACACGCTGCAGGGGACGCTGCCGGAGTCGCTCAAGGACATGCCGTCGCTGAGGTCGCTGGTGCTGGCGTCCAACAACCTCTCCGGGAACCTGCCGGACCTGGACCTGAAGAACCTCCAGGTGATTGACATGGCCAACAACGCGCTAGGGCCCAAGTTCCCGCGGGTGGGGCGGAAGGTGGCCAGCGTGGTGCTGGCCGGCAACAAGTTCAGCGACGGCCTCCCCGCCGACATGCTCGCCTCGTGCTACCTCCTGGAGCGGCTGGACGTGTCGGGGAACAGGTTCGTGGGGCCTTTCCCGGCGGCGCTGCTGTCGCTGCCGTCCATGGAGTACCTGAGCATCGCCGGGAACAGGTTCACGGGGCGGCTGTCGGGCAACGCCTCCTGCGGCGAGAACCTCCGGTTCGTGGACCTGTCGTCGAACCTCCTGACGGGGAGCCTCCCCGGCTGCCTGGCCGCCTCCTCTGACTCCGGGAAGACGGTGGTGCTCTTCTCGGCGAATTGCCTTTCCAGCGGCAGCGGCGACGAGTCCCAGTCCCAGCACCCGTCGCCCTTCTGCCGGAACCAGGCATTGGCCGTCGGGATCGTGCCTGAGCAGGAGCAGGGAGGCAAGAAGAAGAGTGGCGGCAAGGCCGGTGTGGTGGCCGGCATTGTCCTTGTGGGAGCATTGGTTGTGAGCGCGGCGGTGGTGTTTGTGGTGAGGAAGGCGAGGTTGCCCAAGGCGAGGCCTGCACGGAGACTGGTGGAGCACGCGTCGAGCGCTTACCCTTCGAATTTGCTGGCCGACGCGC GTTACATATCTCAGACGGTGAAGCTGGGGGCTCTTGGCATTCCGGCATACAGATCATTCTCCTTGGTGGAGCTGGAGGCGGCCACCGATAACTTTCAGGTGTCTAGCCTCATGGGTCAAGATGCTCATGGCCAG GTTGATGGTCAGATGTACCGTGGACGGCTAAGCAATGGGACCCCGGTGACAATCAGGTCCCTCAAGGTGAACAAGAGCCAGAGCTTCACCCGCCACATCGAGATGATATCCAAGCTGAGGCATCGGCACCTGGTGAGCGCGCTGGGGCACTGCTTCCAGTACAACCTCGACGATTCCACCGTCACGCACCTCTACCTCGTCTTCGAATACGTGCACAATGGCAACCTCAGGGGCAGGATTTCAC AAGGAACGCAAGGGCGGAGGCTGTCGTGGGGCCAAAGAATATCGACCACCATTGGTGTGGCCAAGGGCATTCAGTTCCTGCATGGAGGGATCATACCAGGCCTGTTTGCGAATAACCTCAAGATCACCAACATTCTTATGGACCAGAATCAGGTCCCCAAAATCGGCAGCTACAACATCCCCATTCTGTCAGAGACCATGAAATCAGAG GGAGGAGCTGGAAGCAAGTATCCACCGGATAG AATTTGCAGGGTTCCCAACGGTGATAAGATTGACATGTACGATTTTGGTGTGATACTGCTGGAGGTTATCTCCGGCAGGCCCATCAGTTCCATATACGAGGTGGAGATCATGAAAGAACAG TTGCAATCGGCGCTGACAGCACAAGGACCGAGCAAGAGGAGCAACTTTGTGGACCCGGCGGTGAGCAAGGGCTGCTCCGACGACTCCATGAGGACCGTCATGGAGATCTGCCTCCGCTGCCTTGCCAAGGAGCCAACGCAGAGGCCCTCAGTGGAGGACGTGCTCTGGAACCTGCAGTTTGCGGCCCAGGTGCAGGATGACTCCCGCAGCAGCGACGAGTCCCCGCTCTCGCCCTCGCAGCCCCATGCACAATCCGCACACGGCtga
- the LOC123045028 gene encoding probable inactive leucine-rich repeat receptor-like protein kinase At3g03770 isoform X7 codes for MGGIHALLILLSVASLALLPGATPLQASQAWSLFKLRQLLGDPPVLGTWHNYTDFCYGGDYKTASALVECYEDSVTQLHIMGDPGARGRPLPATFSIDAFFTTLSRLPDLKVLTLTNLGLWGPLPGGKISRLQKLEIVNVSSNYLYGELPRGLSRLGSLQTLVADHNMLGGKLPGWLKDMPLLAVLSLRNNTLQGTLPESLKDMPSLRSLVLASNNLSGNLPDLDLKNLQVIDMANNALGPKFPRVGRKVASVVLAGNKFSDGLPADMLASCYLLERLDVSGNRFVGPFPAALLSLPSMEYLSIAGNRFTGRLSGNASCGENLRFVDLSSNLLTGSLPGCLAASSDSGKTVVLFSANCLSSGSGDESQSQHPSPFCRNQALAVGIVPEQEQGGKKKSGGKAGVVAGIVLVGALVVSAAVVFVVRKARLPKARPARRLVEHASSAYPSNLLADARYISQTVKLGALGIPAYRSFSLVELEAATDNFQVSSLMGQDAHGQMYRGRLSNGTPVTIRSLKVNKSQSFTRHIEMISKLRHRHLVSALGHCFQYNLDDSTVTHLYLVFEYVHNGNLRGRISQGTQGRRLSWGQRISTTIGVAKGIQFLHGGIIPGLFANNLKITNILMDQNQVPKIGSYNIPILSETMKSEMQGGAGSKYPPDRVPNGDKIDMYDFGVILLEVISGRPISSIYEVEIMKEQLQSALTAQGPSKRSNFVDPAVSKGCSDDSMRTVMEICLRCLAKEPTQRPSVEDVLWNLQFAAQVQDDSRSSDESPLSPSQPHAQSAHG; via the exons ATGGGTGGAATCCATGCTCTGCTCATCTTGCTGTCGGTGGCGTCCCTGGCATTGCTGCCGGGAGCCACGCCGCTGCAGGCCTCACAGGCCTGGTCCCTCTTCAAGCTCCGGCAGCTCCTGGGCGACCCGCCGGTGCTCGGCACCTGGCACAACTACACCGACTTCTGCTACGGCGGCGACTACAAGACCGCCTCCGCCTTGGTGGAGTGCTACGAGGACAGCGTCACGCAGCTCCACATCATGGGCGACCCCGGCGCGCGGGGTCGCCCGCTCCCCGCCACCTTCTCCATCGACGCCTTCTTCACCACGCTGTCCAGGCTGCCGGACCTCAAGGTGCTCACGCTCACCAACCTCGGTCTCTGGGGCCCACTGCCGGGGGGGAAGATCTCCCGCCTCCAGAAGCTGGAGATCGTCAACGTCAGCTCCAACTACCTCTACGGCGAGCTCCCGCGGGGGCTCTCCCGGCTGGGCAGCCTCCAGACGCTGGTGGCGGACCACAACATGCTGGGAGGCAAGCTGCCGGGGTGGCTCAAGGACATGCCGCTGCTGGCGGTCCTCAGCCTCCGGAACAACACGCTGCAGGGGACGCTGCCGGAGTCGCTCAAGGACATGCCGTCGCTGAGGTCGCTGGTGCTGGCGTCCAACAACCTCTCCGGGAACCTGCCGGACCTGGACCTGAAGAACCTCCAGGTGATTGACATGGCCAACAACGCGCTAGGGCCCAAGTTCCCGCGGGTGGGGCGGAAGGTGGCCAGCGTGGTGCTGGCCGGCAACAAGTTCAGCGACGGCCTCCCCGCCGACATGCTCGCCTCGTGCTACCTCCTGGAGCGGCTGGACGTGTCGGGGAACAGGTTCGTGGGGCCTTTCCCGGCGGCGCTGCTGTCGCTGCCGTCCATGGAGTACCTGAGCATCGCCGGGAACAGGTTCACGGGGCGGCTGTCGGGCAACGCCTCCTGCGGCGAGAACCTCCGGTTCGTGGACCTGTCGTCGAACCTCCTGACGGGGAGCCTCCCCGGCTGCCTGGCCGCCTCCTCTGACTCCGGGAAGACGGTGGTGCTCTTCTCGGCGAATTGCCTTTCCAGCGGCAGCGGCGACGAGTCCCAGTCCCAGCACCCGTCGCCCTTCTGCCGGAACCAGGCATTGGCCGTCGGGATCGTGCCTGAGCAGGAGCAGGGAGGCAAGAAGAAGAGTGGCGGCAAGGCCGGTGTGGTGGCCGGCATTGTCCTTGTGGGAGCATTGGTTGTGAGCGCGGCGGTGGTGTTTGTGGTGAGGAAGGCGAGGTTGCCCAAGGCGAGGCCTGCACGGAGACTGGTGGAGCACGCGTCGAGCGCTTACCCTTCGAATTTGCTGGCCGACGCGC GTTACATATCTCAGACGGTGAAGCTGGGGGCTCTTGGCATTCCGGCATACAGATCATTCTCCTTGGTGGAGCTGGAGGCGGCCACCGATAACTTTCAGGTGTCTAGCCTCATGGGTCAAGATGCTCATGGCCAG ATGTACCGTGGACGGCTAAGCAATGGGACCCCGGTGACAATCAGGTCCCTCAAGGTGAACAAGAGCCAGAGCTTCACCCGCCACATCGAGATGATATCCAAGCTGAGGCATCGGCACCTGGTGAGCGCGCTGGGGCACTGCTTCCAGTACAACCTCGACGATTCCACCGTCACGCACCTCTACCTCGTCTTCGAATACGTGCACAATGGCAACCTCAGGGGCAGGATTTCAC AAGGAACGCAAGGGCGGAGGCTGTCGTGGGGCCAAAGAATATCGACCACCATTGGTGTGGCCAAGGGCATTCAGTTCCTGCATGGAGGGATCATACCAGGCCTGTTTGCGAATAACCTCAAGATCACCAACATTCTTATGGACCAGAATCAGGTCCCCAAAATCGGCAGCTACAACATCCCCATTCTGTCAGAGACCATGAAATCAGAG ATGCAGGGAGGAGCTGGAAGCAAGTATCCACCGGATAG GGTTCCCAACGGTGATAAGATTGACATGTACGATTTTGGTGTGATACTGCTGGAGGTTATCTCCGGCAGGCCCATCAGTTCCATATACGAGGTGGAGATCATGAAAGAACAG TTGCAATCGGCGCTGACAGCACAAGGACCGAGCAAGAGGAGCAACTTTGTGGACCCGGCGGTGAGCAAGGGCTGCTCCGACGACTCCATGAGGACCGTCATGGAGATCTGCCTCCGCTGCCTTGCCAAGGAGCCAACGCAGAGGCCCTCAGTGGAGGACGTGCTCTGGAACCTGCAGTTTGCGGCCCAGGTGCAGGATGACTCCCGCAGCAGCGACGAGTCCCCGCTCTCGCCCTCGCAGCCCCATGCACAATCCGCACACGGCtga
- the LOC123045028 gene encoding probable inactive leucine-rich repeat receptor-like protein kinase At3g03770 isoform X8, with the protein MGGIHALLILLSVASLALLPGATPLQASQAWSLFKLRQLLGDPPVLGTWHNYTDFCYGGDYKTASALVECYEDSVTQLHIMGDPGARGRPLPATFSIDAFFTTLSRLPDLKVLTLTNLGLWGPLPGGKISRLQKLEIVNVSSNYLYGELPRGLSRLGSLQTLVADHNMLGGKLPGWLKDMPLLAVLSLRNNTLQGTLPESLKDMPSLRSLVLASNNLSGNLPDLDLKNLQVIDMANNALGPKFPRVGRKVASVVLAGNKFSDGLPADMLASCYLLERLDVSGNRFVGPFPAALLSLPSMEYLSIAGNRFTGRLSGNASCGENLRFVDLSSNLLTGSLPGCLAASSDSGKTVVLFSANCLSSGSGDESQSQHPSPFCRNQALAVGIVPEQEQGGKKKSGGKAGVVAGIVLVGALVVSAAVVFVVRKARLPKARPARRLVEHASSAYPSNLLADARYISQTVKLGALGIPAYRSFSLVELEAATDNFQVSSLMGQDAHGQMYRGRLSNGTPVTIRSLKVNKSQSFTRHIEMISKLRHRHLVSALGHCFQYNLDDSTVTHLYLVFEYVHNGNLRGRISQGTQGRRLSWGQRISTTIGVAKGIQFLHGGIIPGLFANNLKITNILMDQNQVPKIGSYNIPILSETMKSEGGAGSKYPPDRVPNGDKIDMYDFGVILLEVISGRPISSIYEVEIMKEQLQSALTAQGPSKRSNFVDPAVSKGCSDDSMRTVMEICLRCLAKEPTQRPSVEDVLWNLQFAAQVQDDSRSSDESPLSPSQPHAQSAHG; encoded by the exons ATGGGTGGAATCCATGCTCTGCTCATCTTGCTGTCGGTGGCGTCCCTGGCATTGCTGCCGGGAGCCACGCCGCTGCAGGCCTCACAGGCCTGGTCCCTCTTCAAGCTCCGGCAGCTCCTGGGCGACCCGCCGGTGCTCGGCACCTGGCACAACTACACCGACTTCTGCTACGGCGGCGACTACAAGACCGCCTCCGCCTTGGTGGAGTGCTACGAGGACAGCGTCACGCAGCTCCACATCATGGGCGACCCCGGCGCGCGGGGTCGCCCGCTCCCCGCCACCTTCTCCATCGACGCCTTCTTCACCACGCTGTCCAGGCTGCCGGACCTCAAGGTGCTCACGCTCACCAACCTCGGTCTCTGGGGCCCACTGCCGGGGGGGAAGATCTCCCGCCTCCAGAAGCTGGAGATCGTCAACGTCAGCTCCAACTACCTCTACGGCGAGCTCCCGCGGGGGCTCTCCCGGCTGGGCAGCCTCCAGACGCTGGTGGCGGACCACAACATGCTGGGAGGCAAGCTGCCGGGGTGGCTCAAGGACATGCCGCTGCTGGCGGTCCTCAGCCTCCGGAACAACACGCTGCAGGGGACGCTGCCGGAGTCGCTCAAGGACATGCCGTCGCTGAGGTCGCTGGTGCTGGCGTCCAACAACCTCTCCGGGAACCTGCCGGACCTGGACCTGAAGAACCTCCAGGTGATTGACATGGCCAACAACGCGCTAGGGCCCAAGTTCCCGCGGGTGGGGCGGAAGGTGGCCAGCGTGGTGCTGGCCGGCAACAAGTTCAGCGACGGCCTCCCCGCCGACATGCTCGCCTCGTGCTACCTCCTGGAGCGGCTGGACGTGTCGGGGAACAGGTTCGTGGGGCCTTTCCCGGCGGCGCTGCTGTCGCTGCCGTCCATGGAGTACCTGAGCATCGCCGGGAACAGGTTCACGGGGCGGCTGTCGGGCAACGCCTCCTGCGGCGAGAACCTCCGGTTCGTGGACCTGTCGTCGAACCTCCTGACGGGGAGCCTCCCCGGCTGCCTGGCCGCCTCCTCTGACTCCGGGAAGACGGTGGTGCTCTTCTCGGCGAATTGCCTTTCCAGCGGCAGCGGCGACGAGTCCCAGTCCCAGCACCCGTCGCCCTTCTGCCGGAACCAGGCATTGGCCGTCGGGATCGTGCCTGAGCAGGAGCAGGGAGGCAAGAAGAAGAGTGGCGGCAAGGCCGGTGTGGTGGCCGGCATTGTCCTTGTGGGAGCATTGGTTGTGAGCGCGGCGGTGGTGTTTGTGGTGAGGAAGGCGAGGTTGCCCAAGGCGAGGCCTGCACGGAGACTGGTGGAGCACGCGTCGAGCGCTTACCCTTCGAATTTGCTGGCCGACGCGC GTTACATATCTCAGACGGTGAAGCTGGGGGCTCTTGGCATTCCGGCATACAGATCATTCTCCTTGGTGGAGCTGGAGGCGGCCACCGATAACTTTCAGGTGTCTAGCCTCATGGGTCAAGATGCTCATGGCCAG ATGTACCGTGGACGGCTAAGCAATGGGACCCCGGTGACAATCAGGTCCCTCAAGGTGAACAAGAGCCAGAGCTTCACCCGCCACATCGAGATGATATCCAAGCTGAGGCATCGGCACCTGGTGAGCGCGCTGGGGCACTGCTTCCAGTACAACCTCGACGATTCCACCGTCACGCACCTCTACCTCGTCTTCGAATACGTGCACAATGGCAACCTCAGGGGCAGGATTTCAC AAGGAACGCAAGGGCGGAGGCTGTCGTGGGGCCAAAGAATATCGACCACCATTGGTGTGGCCAAGGGCATTCAGTTCCTGCATGGAGGGATCATACCAGGCCTGTTTGCGAATAACCTCAAGATCACCAACATTCTTATGGACCAGAATCAGGTCCCCAAAATCGGCAGCTACAACATCCCCATTCTGTCAGAGACCATGAAATCAGAG GGAGGAGCTGGAAGCAAGTATCCACCGGATAG GGTTCCCAACGGTGATAAGATTGACATGTACGATTTTGGTGTGATACTGCTGGAGGTTATCTCCGGCAGGCCCATCAGTTCCATATACGAGGTGGAGATCATGAAAGAACAG TTGCAATCGGCGCTGACAGCACAAGGACCGAGCAAGAGGAGCAACTTTGTGGACCCGGCGGTGAGCAAGGGCTGCTCCGACGACTCCATGAGGACCGTCATGGAGATCTGCCTCCGCTGCCTTGCCAAGGAGCCAACGCAGAGGCCCTCAGTGGAGGACGTGCTCTGGAACCTGCAGTTTGCGGCCCAGGTGCAGGATGACTCCCGCAGCAGCGACGAGTCCCCGCTCTCGCCCTCGCAGCCCCATGCACAATCCGCACACGGCtga